The DNA segment CCTGGCTATAAGCACAGGGAGTATAGCCAGCCTGGGGCTAAGGCCCAGGGCCTCTAGGAAGCGCCTGAACTCGTGGAGCCCGACCATAGAGAGGCTCCCGCTGGAGGCTAGGGCGACTGAGAGGACCCTAAGCGAAGTATCGACTGCGGCCTCTAGACCGTGGAATACCCACACTACGGCGAGGGTGGGGACGGCGAGCCATAGGACTAGACCGGGGGCGCGTGTGAACACCCCGCCCGCAACTGCTAGGGCTGCACCCAGGAGTGTCGCGGTTATGGGCTTGTCAAGGTAGAGTAGGGTGAACACTGCTAGTATAGAGGCCATGGCTGTGAGGGGATGCAGCCTCGGGCTCACCGTCCAACACCGTAAACACATCGAGCCGTGCAGCGCGGGTCTAACCCCCGCTCTAGAGCCGCCTTGACCGCGGGACCGGGCTCCAGCCCTAGATCAGGCCTCCTAGATATCGTCTCGAGTATTGTGTCCATATAGCCTTCAGCCCTAACCCTACCCTCGCCCAGGACGACGGCCCAGTCCGCCACTGCGGCGGCAAAGTCTAGGTCATGGCCTGCTATGAGGACCGGCGTGTCCAGCCCCGCTATAACCCTGGCGAGCCACCTCCGCCCACTCACGTCAAGACCGCTCGTGGGCTCGTCTATAACAACCGCCTCAGGCTGCCAGGAGACGGCCATGAGGACAGAGAGTATCCTGGCCTCCCCCATGCTTAGCGTGAAGGGGCTCCTCTCCGCGGCATACTCCAGCCCAGCCTCCCTAAGGAGGCTGAGGGCTGCACCCCTACCTCCAGCGGTTCTGGCCAGGTCCTCGGCCACAGTGGGGCCTAGGAAGCCTAGATAGGGGTTCTGTAGGGCTGCCCCAACCCTCCTAGGCCCTATGACCAGGCCTTTATCAGGCTTGAGCAGCCTCGCTGCGAGTTTGAGGAGCGTCGTTTTCCCGCTGCCGTTCGCCCCTAGGACTGCTGTTACACCAGTGGGGATGGAGAGGGACACCTCCCACAGTCTCCCCCAAACACTCACCCCTTGGAACAGCCACGCGTACACGACTCCACACCCCCCAACCCCGGCTCTAGGACCTCCGCCAGCACCTGGCCCGCCTCTTCCCGGCCCAGAGGCCGGGCTCTGCCCTCGGCCACGAGGTATATGCTCCTGGCTATAGGCAGGAGGTAGTGTACTCTATGCTCCGCCACGACCACACCCTCCAATTCCAGCCTCTGCAGTAGTCCGAGGAGCCTCCCCACGCCAACCGGGTCCTGGTAGGCGAGGGGCTCGTCTAGCAGTAGCACCTCCGCACCGAGAGCCAGGGCGCTGGCGATAGCAACCCTCTGCCTCTCCCCCGCAGAGAGCCTGGAAACCCTCCTGTCGAGGAGGTCCTCGATGCCCAGCTCCTCAGCCAGCCTCACCGCCTCCC comes from the Aeropyrum camini SY1 = JCM 12091 genome and includes:
- a CDS encoding ATP-binding cassette domain-containing protein, whose translation is MYAWLFQGVSVWGRLWEVSLSIPTGVTAVLGANGSGKTTLLKLAARLLKPDKGLVIGPRRVGAALQNPYLGFLGPTVAEDLARTAGGRGAALSLLREAGLEYAAERSPFTLSMGEARILSVLMAVSWQPEAVVIDEPTSGLDVSGRRWLARVIAGLDTPVLIAGHDLDFAAAVADWAVVLGEGRVRAEGYMDTILETISRRPDLGLEPGPAVKAALERGLDPRCTARCVYGVGR
- a CDS encoding ABC transporter ATP-binding protein translates to MTVLRLRGVWYRYPGGDWVLRGVSLEAPRGVTLLAGPTGGGKSTILRVAAGLATRIYGGELKGEVEALGKPMLVPQDYDLFILSLTPREELEYCFESSGLPPWEARREAVRLAEELGIEDLLDRRVSRLSAGERQRVAIASALALGAEVLLLDEPLAYQDPVGVGRLLGLLQRLELEGVVVAEHRVHYLLPIARSIYLVAEGRARPLGREEAGQVLAEVLEPGLGGVESCTRGCSKG